In the Candidatus Polarisedimenticolia bacterium genome, TCAATCGAGCCGGCCAGGACGAATCGGCCGGCCCGCCCGTCTCAAGATGCGGTCTTCCGGAGACTGACCTTCTGAAGGCGCGCATCGAGGCGCTTCGCGAATAGCCGGCACGCGCCGGAATCCAGGTCCAGCAGCGCGCGCAGCTCCACGGGCGTCAAATGCATCCCCGTGTAGGTCAGCTCGAGCAGCGTTTCTTCCCTGCCGGCCTCGAAGCGCCGGCGAAACTCCTCGTCGGTAGCCAGCTTGCCAATCACGATCTCCACGTTGCGCTGCGACATGTCCGTCTCCTTCCTCGGCGTGCCATTGCCCGTATTTCACGCCGCGTGCCAACCAGATTTTTGACTGCTTTGAAGGACTGGAAGCGTTGGTGACGGCGGGAGTTGCGGTCGATGAGGAGGGAGTCGCTCACGACGCCGCGGACCTGTCTACTTTCGAACAGGTGCGGAAAATCGTGCGCATTCACGCTTCTGAGAGGCTGCGCGATCCCGGGAAACCGGTCGCGGGATGTCGAAACCCGGTTCGCCCGTCCGTCGAGCTAGTGGACTCGGGCGATCGGGCAGCCTGGCTCGAGGACAGGCGGGGACTTGGCGGATCGCGGGACGGCCTGATCGAGCTGCCGGCGGCCGGGACATGACGGGGGCCGTCCGATCGAGCTGCCGGCGACCGGAACGTGATCAAGGGGGCCGGTGAGCGCGGCTACTAATTAGAGGAGGGCGAAACAAGGATTGCGGTTGCCTCAGCAGGCCGAAGCGTTCCGGCCACCTGCTCAGATATCGACAGTCTGCTCATCGATCGACAAACAGGCCCCCGCTGACGGCGGTGCCGTGCTGCCGTCCTGCCGGACCGCCAAGTCGCGCGCTTTAGATACTTTGCGGGAGGCATCAGGCACGTCCGGCGGCGTGGCACGCTTCTTGGAGTTGGGTCACCCGAGTCGCTTGAACGAACGGATCGATTTCGAAAGGGATTCATCAATGAGACATCGCTGGCTGGGTTCTTCAATGCTGCTGCTGATCGTCCTGGGGACCGCCGGGGCGCTCACGGTCTGGAAGCTCGCTTCGGACCAGGCCTCGGCCGCCGAGACCGCGAGTCAACCCGAGCCGATGGAGGCGGTCACCGTCGCCGTCGCCAAGGAGGTCGAGCACCTCCGGACCACCACGTCGATCGGAACGGTGCTGGCGCTGCAATCGATCACCTTGCGCAACGAGCTGCCCGGCACCGTGCGCCAGGTGGGACTGGTGCCCGGCGAGATCGTCGAGACCGGACGGGTGCTGGTGGCGCTGGACGTCTCGGTCGAGGAGGCGGACCTCCAGGCCCAGCAGGCCCAGGCCTCGCTGGCCCAGACGGTGCTGGAGCGCGTGCAGCGGGCCGGAGAGACCGGCGCGGTCTCGCGGACCGAGGTGGATCGGGCGCTGGCCGAGCGCGACGTGGCGCTGGCGCAGATCGCGCGCACCAGAGCAATCATCGCGCGCAAGACGATCCGCGCGCCGTTCCGCTCGCGGGTCGGCATCGCCGACCTCCATACCGGGCAATACCTCGAGGAAGGCACCGTGCTGACGACGCTGCAGGCGGTCGACGAGCACGCCAACATCGATTTCACGGTAGCGCAGCAGGTCGCCGCCGGATTGCACGAAGGCGACCCGGTCGAGGTGCTGGCCGACGGCGCCGCATCCCCCATCACGGCACGCATCGTCGCGATCGACGCGCGCGTCGACCCGGCCACGCGCAACGCCATGGTGCGGGCCCGCTTCCGGATGAGCCCGGGCGGGCCGCTGCCGGGAGCCTCGGTGCGGGTCCAGGTCCCGATCGGCGAGCCGATTCAGGCCATCTCGATCCCGGCGAGCGCGCTGCGGCGCGGACCGGCGGGCGAGCAGGTCTTCGTCATCGCCCCGGACGACAAGGGAAAGATGCGGGCGCGGGCCCGCCAGGTCGAAAGCGGTCCGGGTCTGGGCGACCAGGTCCTGATCCAGAAGGGGCTCGCCGCGGGCGAGCAGGTGGCGGCGGGCGGATCGTTCAAATTGCGCGAATCGCTGCTCGTGGCCGTGGTCGAGGACCCCGCGTCCGTCTCCACGACCAAGAACTGACGGGAGGGATCATGCGCAACTTCACCGACATCTTCATCAAGCACCCGGTTCTCGCCGCTGTCGTCAACCTGGTCCTCGTCCTGGTCGGCTGGCGGGCGCTCTCGACGCTGCCGATCCAGCAGTACCCGCAGATCGAGAGCTCGTCGGTGGTCATCACGACCGTCTACTACGGCGCCAGCGCCGAGACGGTACGCGGCTTCCTGACCACCCCGATCGAGCGGGCGGTCTCGGCCATCGGCGGCGTCGACTACGTCGAATCGAGCAGCCGCGCCGGAGTGAGCACGGTGACGGTCCGGCTCAAGCTGAACCACAGCTCCACGGCGGCGCTGGCCGAGGTCACCGCCCGATTGCAGCAGGTGCGCTCCGAGCTGCCGGCGGAAGCCGAGCCGCCGGCGGTCGAGGTGCAGCGCGCCGACCGCCCCTACGGCACCTTCTATCTGAGCTTCAACTCCAAGGAACGCACGGTTCCGCAGATCACCGATTACCTGCTGCGCACCGTGCAGCCGCAGCTGGCCACCCTCGAAGGCGTGCAGCGGGTCACCAACACGGAGGGCGGGCGGCAGCTGGCGATGCGCATCTGGATCGACCCCGACCGCCTGGCGGCGCTCAACCTCTCCCCCGGCGACGTGCAGGCCGCCCTGCGCCGCAACAACTACCTCGCGGCGGTCGGCCAGACCAAGGGAAACCAGGTGCAGATCAACCTGCTGGCCAACACCGACCTGCGCTCGGTGGACGAGTTCGCCAACCTGATCGTCGCCGATCGCGGCGGCGCCATCGTGCGGCTGCAGGACGTGGCGCGGGTGGAGCTGGGCTCCGAGGAGGCCGACCTGGTGGCGAAGTACAACGAGTCGGAAGGCGTCTATCTCGGCGTGTGGCCCCTGGTCGGGGCCAACGAGCTGGATGTGGCTTCCCGGCTGCGCGCCGAGATGGAGCGCATCCGCCCCACGCTCCCGAAGGACCTGGAGATGCGGCTGGTCTGGGACGGGACGATGTTCATGCGCAACGCGCTCGAGGAGATCTCCAAGACCCTCGTGGAGACGATGCTCATCGTCGGTCTGGCGGTCTTTTTGTTCATGGGATCGATCCGGACGGCGCTGGTGCCGCTCGTCGCCATGCCGGTGTCGCTGGTCGGCGCGGCGATCGTGATGTACGCGGCCGGGTTCAGTCTCAACCTCCTGACGATCCTGGCCATCGTGCTGTCGGTCGGGCTGGTGGTCGACGACGCCATCGTGGTGGTGGAAAACGTCGAGCGCCACGTGCGCGAGGGCAAGACGCGCATCCAGGCCGCCCTGATCGGGGCGCGCGAGCTGGTCGGCCCCATCCTGGCCATGACCATCACGCTGGCCGCCGTCTACACACCGATCGGCTTCCAGGGGGGGCTGACCGGCTCGCTGTTCCTCGAATTCGCCATCACGCTGGCCGCGGCGGTCGTGGTCTCGGGGCTGGTGGCGGTGACGCTGTCGCCGGTGATGAGCTCGCGGCTGGTGCACGCCCGCGGCGCGGAGGGGCGGCTGACCCGTCTGGTCAATCACGGCTTCGAGGCGGTGCGGCGCATTTACGTGAAGATGCTGGATGGCGCGCTCGGGATGCGCGCCTCGATCGTGGCGGCCGCGCTGCTGATCATGGCCGCCGCCTGGCCGCTGTATTCGCTGTCGCGCAAAGAGCTTGCCCCGGTGGAAGACCAGAGCCACATCAGCTTCTTCTTCCAGGCCTCCCCCGACGCTTCGTTGAAGGCGGTCGACGCGGAGTCGCGCAAGGTCGTCCGCGCCGTCACGGCGCTGCCGGAGGCGCAGTTCATGTGGTCGCTGACCTCGTCGTGGGGCGGCTTCGGCGGCATGGTGGCGAAGGACTGGAAGGAGCGGTCGCGCTCCACCGAGGAGATGTACGGACAGGTCTACCAGACCGTCTCCCAGGTCCCCGGCCTGCGCGTCTTCCCCCGCCTGGATCCTCCCCTGCCGACGCCGGGGCAGTACGACGTCGAGCTGGTGCTGCAGAGCGACGCGCCGCCCGAGCAGATGCTGGAATCCGTGGGCGCCGTGCTGGACGCCGGCTGGAAGAGCGGCAAGTTCCTCTACGTCGACACCGATCTGAAGATCGATCTTCCGGAGGCGCGCGTGGTCATCGACCGCGAGCAGGTGGCCGACCTCGGGCTGGATCTGGCCGGGGTAGGGCGCGAGCTCGGCACGCTGCTGGGCGGGGCCTACGTCAACCGCTTCAACTTCCACGACCGGAGCTACAAGGTGATTCCGCAGATCGGCGAGGAAGGGCGCGCCACCCTGGCGCCGCTGCTCGACCTCAAGATCAAGACGCCGGGTGGCCAGCTGGTGCCGGTATCGACCTTCACGCACATCGAGCCCGCCACTGCTCCGCGGGTCCTGAACCGCTTCGGCCAGCGCAACTCCGTGCGCGTGTTCGGCGGCGTGCGCCCCGGAATCACCAAGGAGGAAGGGCTGCGCGTCCTGGAGACGGCCGCGGGCGCGGCCGGCGGCACCGGGATCGGAATGGACTACGCCGGCGAGTCGCGCCAGATCCGGCGCGAGGGCTCGGCGCTCACCGTGACGCTCGGCTTCGCGGTGATCCTCATCTATCTGGTCCTGGCGGCGCAGTTCAGGAGCTTCCGCGATCCGCTGATCGTACTGCTGGGCTCGGTGCCGCTGGCGATCTCGGGCGCGCTGGTCTTCAGCTTCCTGGATCTCACCACGATCAACATCTACTCGCAGGTGGGGCTGATCACGCTGGTCGGGCTGATCGCGAAAAACGGCATCCTGATCGTGCAGTTCGCCAACACGCTGCAGGCGCGCGGCCTCGCCAAGATGGCGGCATTGCGGGAGGCAGCCTCGACGCGGCTGCGTCCGGTGCTGATGACCTCGGCAGCCACGGTGTTCGGGCACTTCCCGCTGGTGCTGGTGCACGGGCCCGGGGCCCAGGCGCGCAACAGCATCGGCATCGTCCTGGTGGCCGGCATGGCGGTGGGCACCCTGTTCACTTTGTTCGTCGTGCCGGTCTTCTATTCGTTGATCGCGGCACAGCACGCCCCCAGCCCGGTGGAAGCCGAAGCCGAGCGGCTGGATCGGGAGGCAGGCGAAGCCGCAGCGGCGCCGGCGGGACTGGTCTCGGCGCCGGCCTGGTCCGGTGGAGGTAATTAATATGAAGAGAATGGTCGCGATTCTGCTCGGAAGTCTCCTGCTCGTGGGCTGCGCCGTCGGACCTAATTACAGCCGGCCGCCGATCACCACCCCGGAAGCCTTCCGCGGAGAGGCGGCGCCCGGGACGCCGACGCAGACCTCGCCCGTCGCCGGCGCTGCGGAGGCGGGCTCCCTCGCGGACCGCTCCTGGTGGGAGATTTTCCCGGACGAGATCTTGCAGTCCCTGATCGACGAGGCGCTCAAGAACGGCTACGACA is a window encoding:
- a CDS encoding Os1348 family NHLP clan protein; translation: MSQRNVEIVIGKLATDEEFRRRFEAGREETLLELTYTGMHLTPVELRALLDLDSGACRLFAKRLDARLQKVSLRKTAS
- a CDS encoding efflux RND transporter periplasmic adaptor subunit, whose translation is MRHRWLGSSMLLLIVLGTAGALTVWKLASDQASAAETASQPEPMEAVTVAVAKEVEHLRTTTSIGTVLALQSITLRNELPGTVRQVGLVPGEIVETGRVLVALDVSVEEADLQAQQAQASLAQTVLERVQRAGETGAVSRTEVDRALAERDVALAQIARTRAIIARKTIRAPFRSRVGIADLHTGQYLEEGTVLTTLQAVDEHANIDFTVAQQVAAGLHEGDPVEVLADGAASPITARIVAIDARVDPATRNAMVRARFRMSPGGPLPGASVRVQVPIGEPIQAISIPASALRRGPAGEQVFVIAPDDKGKMRARARQVESGPGLGDQVLIQKGLAAGEQVAAGGSFKLRESLLVAVVEDPASVSTTKN
- a CDS encoding efflux RND transporter permease subunit encodes the protein MRNFTDIFIKHPVLAAVVNLVLVLVGWRALSTLPIQQYPQIESSSVVITTVYYGASAETVRGFLTTPIERAVSAIGGVDYVESSSRAGVSTVTVRLKLNHSSTAALAEVTARLQQVRSELPAEAEPPAVEVQRADRPYGTFYLSFNSKERTVPQITDYLLRTVQPQLATLEGVQRVTNTEGGRQLAMRIWIDPDRLAALNLSPGDVQAALRRNNYLAAVGQTKGNQVQINLLANTDLRSVDEFANLIVADRGGAIVRLQDVARVELGSEEADLVAKYNESEGVYLGVWPLVGANELDVASRLRAEMERIRPTLPKDLEMRLVWDGTMFMRNALEEISKTLVETMLIVGLAVFLFMGSIRTALVPLVAMPVSLVGAAIVMYAAGFSLNLLTILAIVLSVGLVVDDAIVVVENVERHVREGKTRIQAALIGARELVGPILAMTITLAAVYTPIGFQGGLTGSLFLEFAITLAAAVVVSGLVAVTLSPVMSSRLVHARGAEGRLTRLVNHGFEAVRRIYVKMLDGALGMRASIVAAALLIMAAAWPLYSLSRKELAPVEDQSHISFFFQASPDASLKAVDAESRKVVRAVTALPEAQFMWSLTSSWGGFGGMVAKDWKERSRSTEEMYGQVYQTVSQVPGLRVFPRLDPPLPTPGQYDVELVLQSDAPPEQMLESVGAVLDAGWKSGKFLYVDTDLKIDLPEARVVIDREQVADLGLDLAGVGRELGTLLGGAYVNRFNFHDRSYKVIPQIGEEGRATLAPLLDLKIKTPGGQLVPVSTFTHIEPATAPRVLNRFGQRNSVRVFGGVRPGITKEEGLRVLETAAGAAGGTGIGMDYAGESRQIRREGSALTVTLGFAVILIYLVLAAQFRSFRDPLIVLLGSVPLAISGALVFSFLDLTTINIYSQVGLITLVGLIAKNGILIVQFANTLQARGLAKMAALREAASTRLRPVLMTSAATVFGHFPLVLVHGPGAQARNSIGIVLVAGMAVGTLFTLFVVPVFYSLIAAQHAPSPVEAEAERLDREAGEAAAAPAGLVSAPAWSGGGN